From the Companilactobacillus ginsenosidimutans genome, the window ATCAACAATAATTGCATGATAATTGACACCAATTTTTCCACAAAAAGATTCAATCTCTGCAGTTGACTTCAATTTATCTTTTTGAATGACATACGCATCAAATTTTTCATTTGGAGTATTCTTCACAATTGAATACAAACACGTCATCAATTGCGTGCTAACATTGTCATCTATCGCAAATAATAAGTTCATCCTCATCCTCTTTTCAAAAAAATTACTAAAAGTCGTCTGGTAAGAAGCGTACGGTTACATCTTTATAATCGACAAACTCGTCAGTTGAAACTTGATAATATCCACTTACTACAGCATCGTCACCGGAACCAAATTCTCCACCCTCAAATAATTTGGAGAACCAGGCAGTATCGGGAGCTAATCTACGATCAGTTTTCTTGCGAAAATCATTAGTACCAGAAACTCTTTCGTATAAAGTTGTTAGTCCCTTGGTCGTGAGTACCATCTTTCCATGTGGATCATCGACTGGATTAGTGGGAACTGAACTATTCATCAGCGGAAATCTCAATTCTGGAGTTATTCTGATCCAACGGTTCGTTGAAACTTGTAAGAATCTGGCAGATTCGTTCAAATTGTCACCAACACGTACACCATAAATTTTATCAAAATATGCCCACTTACCTTGTCCTAAATGCTCTCCGGTATAGATCATCTTTTTGTCAGAAATCTCAAACAAAGCTGTAGCGTATTCGGAAGTATTGGTTACATCGATAATTCCGTCGCGACCATTTGCGATAGTTACACTCTTCATATCAAGATTGTAATCCGGTTGAACTTCAACATAGTGGTAATCAGAAGGTATCCACTCATTTGCGGAAACTCGGTAAAATTTATTATTCTCAGATAATTGTAAAAGCTTGTACATATCGCCCTTTTTCAAGACCCGTCCAGTTAATGTCATTTCCCCATTATCAAGCGAGTAAACTGGAGCATCGTCGACCAATTTCCCATTACCTTCATAACTGTTACCAGCAGTAGTTTGAAGGTCCTCTGGAAGAATTGGTGTAGAAGATGCAGTATTTTGTTGCATCCCTATTCCAACAAAAATAATTGACACTAGTAAAACTAATACGGAAATAAACTTTTTCATAAAAGCATCCCTCAATTCTTATATTGTCCTAATTGTATCATGGAAGAATTCGACGATTTGGGTATAATTAGACCACAGGAGAAAAATTATGATTAAACCAATTAATACAGACAGGATGTCACTTTCAATTCCATCCGACCCAGCAACACCAGCTGATTCTCAAGTTGTCACCGATTTGTTAGACACCCTTGCTTCCCATAAAAAAGACTGTGTCGGTATGGCAGCCAATATGATAGGTGTCAACAAGCAGATAATTGCGGTAAATGTCGGTATGGTGAATGTGCCGATGATTAATCCGAAAATATTGAGTAAAACTGAGCCATTCACGGTTAGTGAAGGCTGTCTATCACTTCAAGGTGAGCGCGAAACTACTCGATATAAAAATATTAAAGTTTCGTTCCAAGATCAAAATTTCAAACCACATACGCAAGAATTTAACGGTTTTGTTGCAGAAATTATCCAACATGAAATTGATCATTTCGATGGTACTCTAATTTAGTTCTTCCATTGAAAGCGCTTAATGTTATACTCAAAAAGTAAAAATAATGTGGAGATGATATAGGATGAGAACTCAAGTTTACCCATACTTTGCTTTTAAAAATGCCAAAGAAGCTATTGAATACTATGAAAGAGTCTTTGACGCTACTGATGTGTACCGTCTAAGTCCTAAAAAGGAACAAGCTGAAATGTTCCATTTACCAACAAATGCTGACTTGGACAGCATGACAATGCATGGTGGATTCACTATTTTAGGAATGAAATTTGAATGTGCTGATGCTTTTAACGGAGACTCAACTCCTGTTAAGGGACTTCAATTGATGTTAGATATCGACAGTGAAGACAAAGAAAGTCACGATGCTGCTGACGCTTTGTATAAGAAGTTGAAACAATCTGGCGAGGTGGAAATCACGATGCCTTTTGCTGAACAGTTCTGGGGTGGTAAGATGGGTGCCTTTACTGATAAGTTTGGAGTACAGTGGATGTTGCACGAGTCGCCTTGGTCTTTGTCTCAAGACCACAAAGATGAATAGATGGATGCTGCCGATTCCGGAAGAAAATCGATTTTTCGGGCTGGAACGCTGCCGGGATCGTTTGAAGCCATTTCATAGTTCGAAATGTCTCCAAAGCGACCCTTTCACTAAGCTGACTTCGTCAGCAAAGCACAATTTCACCACTGAGGCCAAATCTATTTTCTTCCTCCATCTAGATCCATTAATCTTTGTGGTATTTTCGCTTTTTAATATATATATACGCAAATATGGTCGAAAACTTATTTTTGTTTTCGGCCATATCTTTTATTGTGCTATTTGATTTTCTTACTTAAGCGAATATTTAGTTCAATTTCTTCTTTAATTATTGTAAGGATTTTCTTTGAACACTCTTGTATAAAAGTTGATTTCATCGAATACTTCATTCAATCTTTTGGCGAAGTGGTCACTGTTTTCAGCTGCTGGTACTAGTTCTCCCCCATCTGTGAAATTTGGATCTGCATTCCAAAGTAGAGCTGGATCTGGTACTACCATCATTTTTAGCATTGTTAGAATTGGTAGGATGTGATTTGCGGCTACTATTCCTCCGTCACTAAAGTGTGAGTATGCTATTACTTGAACTGGTTTTCTTGCCACTTGTCCACCGACGAAGTCTAGGGCGTTTTTTAGGGCTCCGGTAATTGCGTGATTATATTCTGGTGTCATGATGATGTATCCATCTTGTTCTTGTAACACATTTAACCATTTGGATTCAGCACTGTTTAAATCCTTGATCTCATTCTCCAATGGTGTTTCTTCATGATCATACAATGGTAGTGGATAATCTTTTAAATCAATCCATGTGTATTCAACATCATCCATGTTTTGATTTACTGACTTCAAATATTTAAAAATCTTTTTCGCCTAGCGAATTACTTCTGGAACTTCCTAAAATTACACCTATCTTCATCCTTTTCCCTCAACATTCATATTATTATTTTATATAAGAAACATAATTATAATATATAGACTAGAGGACTGACACGTGTTCGTCAATTAATCAGCTTAATTATTTTACATACTTCTCACGATCTTGAATGCGTCCTAAACAATAGATTGCTATCATTCCGGTTACAATTCCTGCTACGGCGGTAATTACGAGTATCCACCAACTTAATTTATCGACTCCGAGTGCGAAGAATGAACGATTCCATGGACCCCAAACTGGTATCCAGGCTCCTAATAAGTGTAGTTTCAAAAATGCTACTGCAATTATTGGTCCACTGACTGCTGTCCAAATGATTCCACTGAATTTATCTTTTCCAACTAAGTAGATTGAAATCAGATTTGGCAAGTAGACAATGATGTTTACTAGCAGGAGGCCGATTGTAAATTGGTAGCCCCACCCCATTGCTTGACGCATGTGGTCAACATCATGAATAGAAATTATCAATAACATGACTAAATTTGATGTCAGTAATGTATAAACATAGTTTTTCGAGAATACACTTTTACTGATGTCGTTTTGGAAATGTAGTCTTGATGTTGCTCGTAGTCCAATTACTACTATTGCGATTCCGATAATCAGATGTACGACTATGCCAAAATAGCTTTTATCTAACCCCATCATGATTGTTGCTATTAGCTCGGTTACTGCGATGGCGAAAATTAAGATCCAACTAAATAATGCCATTTTTGAGTTTTTCATATATAACATCCCCAATAATTCAAAATAATATGTTTTATATTTCAACTTAAGTTTAGCATTTTAATTTGCGTGTGAGAAGGTTCACTGCCGCCTTCCGGTCAGGTTCTGCGGGGGCCGTGGTTGAACTTGCGTTGTCAAGTTGACATTTAAACAATTAAAATATTATAAACTACTTTGCAATGGCTTTATTCCAGCATTCTTCTGGAGTAAGGCCATTTTTTGTTGGCAATCTATCAATGTTATTGAAATAATCAATTCCATCTTGTACTAGCTTAATCAGTGCTTCTAAAGTTGCTGGTCTTGGATGACTATCCATCCAGATTCCCTTAAAATTACTCCACCAGCTCTCCATTGGTGAATTATCATATGGGGTGCCTGGTCTTGAAAAACTTCTTATTACTTTGTGTTCATCCAACAATTTATTAAAGCTAACGGCTGTGAATGCAGGTCCACGATCAGTATGTACCATTGGATGAACGTCGCCCATTTCCTCAAAAGTTTCTTTGAACATCGCAATTTCAGCTTCTGCAGTCTCTGATGGACTTATAAAAGATCCAATTATTTTACGACTGCACAAATCTAGTATTCCACTGAGTTTTACTTTGTGTGTTTCTTTGATTCCAAATTCCAATTGGGTTGAATCAGATAGCCAAACCATGTTTGGTTTTTCCACTTCAAAATTCTGGTTTAATACATTGTCTTTTTCATGCTGATCATTGTCATCTTTACGACTTCGCTTTTTTGCTTTTGATTTACAACTAATACCTTCACTTCTCATTACACGCCTAACTTGGTAGTACGTGACCTCAAAATCTAGAAGGTGTTCCTTTGTAATATGAGAAAGAATCTTTCCCGCACCAATTCTTTGAAAATGATCTTTATATGTCTTAAGAACAACTTCAGTCAATAAATCATTTTTGTGTTCCCAATCTGTCTTCCTATGATGTAAGAACTTATTTAACGCTTGTCTAGAAACACCTATATGGTCTAATAGAATAGATTTCCATCCATGATTACCTTCGCTGACCTCCATTATTGCCTGGTAAGACAGCTTTCGTTGTGAATTCACCCCCTGTGCTGAAGTTCGTTTAATTTTTTTTCAAACGCCGCAATGGCTTCTTGTTCATTCAATTTTGCTTTGAGTTCACGGTTTTCAAGTTTCAATTTCTCTAGTTCACTAATCTCTTCTGCTTTATGATGAATCCTATGGCCACGCTCATCTACGAGAGCTTTATAGCCATCACCTTGGACTTTCATAACCCAAAGCCGAGCTTGTTGATAAGAAACATCAAATCGTTCAGATGCTTCTGAATAGGAATGATGTTTATTAAGAATGAATTCTACAACTTCAATTCTTTCATCTATCGTTGTTTTTCTTGGCACAGCAGTGACCTTCTTCCTGACAGGCGTAGCCTTAAGAGTCTTGCCATTATTATACTGTATCAACCACATTCTGAGTTGTTTAGATGATTTCACTCCGAATTTTTCACATACTTGCTTTAGATTACCTTCACCATTCGCATATGCACGAACAGAGTTGATCTTTGTTTCAGCACTATAAAACGTACGTGATTTACTATTCCTTAGTCCTTCATAACCATTCTCTTTGTAGTAATTATTCCAGTCCCTAAACGTTTCGGGACTGATTCCTTTGGTTTTCGCAAATGTCTGTCGAGGTAAATCAGATTTTTCAAATTCCTTGATAAGGTTATATTTTTCTTTTTGAGTATATTTCCACATATTAATACCTCCGAAGTGATCAAAATTATTACATTTCAAATGTCAACCACATCGTAAGTATCTCAGGTCGCTGTGAACACGATTTTGAGCTTTTCGAAGATCGCGAAAATCTCAAAACTCGGTTTTCATGTAAGCCTGCCCTATGGCAGGCAAACATGAACGACACGGCTTGGGCCCCCGCAGAACCTGACCTCCAGGCTTGTGCTTCTCAAGTATCATTTACATGATTCCTCTATAGTTGCGATTGTTTGGTTTTATGAAAATTTCACGTATTGTACGCTTCTTTTCTTTATTGGTAGTGAAAGATAAAAGGATAGTTCAAGTTCGGAACATAAAAAATAGATTCACTCTTACTTATTGAGTGAATCCATTTTTAATTAAATTTTAACTTGATCTTTATCTAACTTAGCTGGAATTGCTACTGGTAGGTCACATGCTTCTACGTACCCTACTTTTCCAGCATCCATTACGCTGTTGATTAAGTTAACGGCTGGGGCTGCTGATGTTACGTAGCCTTCTCTTTCGGGAATCAAGCCGTCAATTTCAGCATTTACTGGGCCTGGTAGGCCTTCCAAGTGAATTGTATTATTGATTGGTAATTCTGGAGTCTTCTTGTGGCAAACTTTGTGGACATAACGTAATGCTGCTACTTCTTTTCCATTGTCATATAAGGCCATGGTGAATCTGTGTCCATAAATTGTACCTTTCTTTACTGTACCTTTGATTGTTTCCAAATCCATTGGAGCTGTGAAAACTTCGTGTTGTGGTTTGAATTCATCGTACTTCAAACCGATTCTGTCGGCCATTTCGTAGACACCTGATGAATAATATGCGTAGATAAATTTTGCCAATAAGTCTTCGTCTGAATCTGGCTTTGGATACTTGTCGATGTCTGCGCCGTATTGGAATACGTCAACCCAACCTGATGTGTTGTGCCAGTCATCTTCACCTGATTGAACGCTGATTTGGTCGACTCTTCCCATTGCACCAGCGATTACTAGTGGCATGTATGATGCATAGTCGCCAGGTAATAATCCAAATGGTACGAATGCTACATTGTTAGCCTTTGCGTGCTCATTCAAAAATTCATATACCTCAGGCTGGCTGTCTTGGCAGTGATAGACAGGAATTGTGGTGATGACATTTTTACCTGCGTCCAACGATTTAGCTAGGCGGATAGCCGAAGGCATAAATGTACCTTTTTTATCCATTTCGGTAGGACAAAAATCTAGAACCATGTCAGCGTCTAATTTTAGTGCGGCATCAATGTCATCCGTAACTTTAACCCCAACTGGATCAAAGTCAAAAACCTCACCGGCATCCTTGCCAATCTTATTTGGATCCACATCAACTGCAGCTACCAAATCGAATAAATTTTTACGCTCGGCCAGCATTCTAACTGCTGAACGTCCAACGTTACCTAATCCCCAAATGATTACTTTAGTTTTACTCATTATAATGAGCTCCTTTCAAAGAAACATTGATTATTAGTGCTTACAGTGAAAGAATAGTTCTTTGTGAAATATTTATCAATTTACATTAACGGTCATATGTGAAAGGTTTCTCACTTTGTTCTATGTGTGAAGCTAGTAAGTAAAATTATCAAGATAGTCATGTAGCGAATGTTCCAAAAGTCGACGCCATCGAGCAACAAACTGGTCAGTGTCAAACTCATATTTCCCAGTCAGCCATTCCTTAGTTATTTCCATATAGGCATTGTAATAGTAATCGATCAGGAAAAGTTCATCCCCCTTTGAAAGCTTTCTTCCACCAAGAAGTTCCGGAATCAACATGGTCATCTGAATTTGAGTCAGTTTATAAAATTCTGTCTTCAGACAATTTTGACCATTAACAGATAACAATTTCTGGTAATAGTCACGATTCTTTTTGAGATAATTGCAGATAAAAATAGAACCCTTGAACCAATCATCAAGAGTGGTGACTTTCATAACTTCAGGAAACACTTCAGATTCAAAGATTGAATTTACTAAATCGTATTTGTCTTTAAAATGATTATAAAATCCTCTACGAGTAATATTTGCTCCGTTGGCAACTTCCGCAACTGAAATATTTTCAAATTCATGATCAGTCATCAAATTTTTGAATGAGCTAATAATATCAAGTTCTATTTTTGTATAATTGGCCATCTAATTTCACCTCAACATTATTAATTTCATTATATGCTGATTTTGTATAGAGTTCACTGCAACCTTCCGGTCAGGCTAGTAAATCTCAAGAATCATTTTTCTATTTCCACAATTTATAATCACACATTTCTTGCCCTCCTGCATAAACATTTACAATATACTCACACTTTTATTTCGCCAACAAAAACCTATAATAAGTTTTGTACGTTACATCAAAAGGAATTCTAATTATGGACAAACTAAATAAATATTTATTGCGTGAGGATCATCATCAAAAAGTTGAACGGCAACGTGAGGTTGATAAACTTACTGCTGCTATTAAATATCTGTGGATTAATATTGGTATTTATATTCTTATTACTGTGGTTGAATATTGGCTATCTGTTATTGGTGATTCTGTTGCATTACGCGCTGATGCTCTGAATAATTTATCTGGCGTCATTTCGACTGGTGTTTTGATTATTGGCTTGCGTGAAGCGACCAATATTAACGATGACGACATTATTGGCCGGGATCTACCGGCAAAAAGTGTTCGTAGTCAAGACTCCATGCAGCTCTCTCGTTTTAGACTGGAAACAGTTTTCACGCTTATAACGAGTTTTATAATCGTATTAATTGGTCTACAAATTATTGTCACTGGTGGTACGGGATTATTCCATCTAAAAGGCAAAGCAGCACCAAATCTAATTTCTGCATTAGGTGCCGGGATTGCCACAGTCATGATGTTTGGAGTTTATTACATAAATCATCATTACGGGAAAAAGTTAGGTAACGGTTCGCTACTTGCTGCGTCAAAAGACAGCCTCGGTGATGTCGTAACCAGTTTGGGGACGATGATTACAGTTTTAGTTTCATATGCACTTCACCTAGCATGGATTGATAGTGCCGTCAGTATCGTAATTGGTGTTTTCATTCTTTGGCAAGGAATCCAAATTTTCCAAGAATCAACATTAAACTTAGCAGATTACGTCGATCCAGTCCTCGAGCTTCAAATGAAGGAGGCTGCCGAGAAGTTCAAAAAGGTTCACAGAGTTGTTGATTTAAGAAGTCGTTATAACGGCAATATTTTACTTGTAGATATGTTCATAATGGTTGATCCTAAAGCAACCGCAATGGAAATCTACAGCACCAACGAAAAAATAGAGCGAAAACTCCACAAAGATTTCAACGTTTTTGATGTCACAATTACCATCATCCCCGACCCGGAGTCGCTTAAATAATAAAAAAGATGCATAATTCAGAAATTTGAATTATGCATCTTTTAGCATGTCTGGAATATTGGATCTACGCAAATCATTAATCAAATTGAATATAAAATGTAATGAATAAAATTCATCAATCTCAAATTCTTTGGTAAGT encodes:
- a CDS encoding peptide deformylase: MIKPINTDRMSLSIPSDPATPADSQVVTDLLDTLASHKKDCVGMAANMIGVNKQIIAVNVGMVNVPMINPKILSKTEPFTVSEGCLSLQGERETTRYKNIKVSFQDQNFKPHTQEFNGFVAEIIQHEIDHFDGTLI
- a CDS encoding VOC family protein; amino-acid sequence: MRTQVYPYFAFKNAKEAIEYYERVFDATDVYRLSPKKEQAEMFHLPTNADLDSMTMHGGFTILGMKFECADAFNGDSTPVKGLQLMLDIDSEDKESHDAADALYKKLKQSGEVEITMPFAEQFWGGKMGAFTDKFGVQWMLHESPWSLSQDHKDE
- a CDS encoding NADPH-dependent FMN reductase; translated protein: MDDVEYTWIDLKDYPLPLYDHEETPLENEIKDLNSAESKWLNVLQEQDGYIIMTPEYNHAITGALKNALDFVGGQVARKPVQVIAYSHFSDGGIVAANHILPILTMLKMMVVPDPALLWNADPNFTDGGELVPAAENSDHFAKRLNEVFDEINFYTRVFKENPYNN
- a CDS encoding IS3 family transposase, whose amino-acid sequence is MNSQRKLSYQAIMEVSEGNHGWKSILLDHIGVSRQALNKFLHHRKTDWEHKNDLLTEVVLKTYKDHFQRIGAGKILSHITKEHLLDFEVTYYQVRRVMRSEGISCKSKAKKRSRKDDNDQHEKDNVLNQNFEVEKPNMVWLSDSTQLEFGIKETHKVKLSGILDLCSRKIIGSFISPSETAEAEIAMFKETFEEMGDVHPMVHTDRGPAFTAVSFNKLLDEHKVIRSFSRPGTPYDNSPMESWWSNFKGIWMDSHPRPATLEALIKLVQDGIDYFNNIDRLPTKNGLTPEECWNKAIAK
- a CDS encoding helix-turn-helix domain-containing protein; protein product: MWKYTQKEKYNLIKEFEKSDLPRQTFAKTKGISPETFRDWNNYYKENGYEGLRNSKSRTFYSAETKINSVRAYANGEGNLKQVCEKFGVKSSKQLRMWLIQYNNGKTLKATPVRKKVTAVPRKTTIDERIEVVEFILNKHHSYSEASERFDVSYQQARLWVMKVQGDGYKALVDERGHRIHHKAEEISELEKLKLENRELKAKLNEQEAIAAFEKKLNELQHRG
- a CDS encoding TetR/AcrR family transcriptional regulator C-terminal domain-containing protein — protein: MANYTKIELDIISSFKNLMTDHEFENISVAEVANGANITRRGFYNHFKDKYDLVNSIFESEVFPEVMKVTTLDDWFKGSIFICNYLKKNRDYYQKLLSVNGQNCLKTEFYKLTQIQMTMLIPELLGGRKLSKGDELFLIDYYYNAYMEITKEWLTGKYEFDTDQFVARWRRLLEHSLHDYLDNFTY
- a CDS encoding cation diffusion facilitator family transporter, with the protein product MDKLNKYLLREDHHQKVERQREVDKLTAAIKYLWINIGIYILITVVEYWLSVIGDSVALRADALNNLSGVISTGVLIIGLREATNINDDDIIGRDLPAKSVRSQDSMQLSRFRLETVFTLITSFIIVLIGLQIIVTGGTGLFHLKGKAAPNLISALGAGIATVMMFGVYYINHHYGKKLGNGSLLAASKDSLGDVVTSLGTMITVLVSYALHLAWIDSAVSIVIGVFILWQGIQIFQESTLNLADYVDPVLELQMKEAAEKFKKVHRVVDLRSRYNGNILLVDMFIMVDPKATAMEIYSTNEKIERKLHKDFNVFDVTITIIPDPESLK